CGTCCGAGCGGTTCGCTATCCGCCGGAGGTTCGGCGTCGTGTCGCGGTCGTGACCCCCCATCGACGTGTGGTCCGCCCGCGTGCTCTCCATCGTAACCCAGACGACGTTTGGCAAGGAACTCATAGTCCGCGTTATCGAAAGCAGATCGGTGCGACGGGGATAGTTATAGCCTATTTACCGTCCGCCATCTGACATGAAAGCGAGGTGAGCGATCAGTTCTCGTCCTCGGAGACGTAGTAGAGTTCCACGTCGCCGTTGGAGCTCACCCTGTCGACGCGGGGCTGGGCTTCGAGCGACTCGAACCCGGCCCGGTCGAACCGGAGGCCGTCGTACGCGACCGTCTCGCGCTGCCTGTCGTACTGGGAGAGCAGCAGGTAGCCCGTGTCTGCTTCGTACTGACTCGGCAGGTCAGACAGCGACTGGTCCTCGACCGACGCCTTCAGGTCCTCACCCCGCTCCGTGCCGTAGATGGCGTCGCTGTACCGGTAGTGGCCGCCGCGGAGCCCGGCGATAGTGAGCGACTCGTTGCGGTCCTCGAACGCCGTCTGGTACCCGGACATCTCCGTCTCGGTCACGTGCTGTGTCGGCTTGTACATGAACGGCGACGGGAACACCGTCACGAGCGCGAGCGGGAGCAGGATGACGAAAAGCACTGCGACGGCCGTCGTCACCGTCCCGTTCCCGCTCCGGTCGAATAGGCCGGCGGTCGCCCTGGCGAGCGCGAACGAGCCCAGGATGGAGCCGACGAGCATGATGAACGCGAGTTCGCGGAAGTACAGCGACGAGACGTCGCCCGCGAAGAAGATCCCGGTCAACACGAACACCGGGACGAGGCCGACGCTCAGGTAGATGACGACCGACGGCACGTCGGACTGGACGTCGTCGTACCGCCCGAAGAACGTCGCCAGCACGATCAGCCCCGCGAGCACGGCGTAAACCGTACTCACGAGGAAGATCCTCGCGAATATCTCCGGCAGGCTCACGCCGATGGCCGTGAGCGACGCGCCCTGGGCGGCCACCGCGGTCCCCGCTGTCGGCGGAGTCCCCTGAACGTACATCGCGAGCGTCCCGCCGATCTGGAGCACCAGATCGCGGACCACCGCCTTCTGCAGCACCCAGGCGAAGAAGATGACGCCGACGATGAAAGTCTGAGCGTAGATCGGTCGGTGGATCTTGATGCGGTTGTGCGACGACCGGACGCGATAGAGGAACTGGACGGCCGAGACGGCAACGAGCAGGACGAGGACGTTCACCATCGCGAGCGGGTGGTAGAGCACGGCCGCCGCCGCCACCAGCGTGATGAGTACGGTCGTCGGGGCGACGAGCGACCCTTCGCCGTCGGCCGACGGCGCGAGCGCGTACTTCAGGACGAGAAAGAGCAACAGGGCAGAAAACAGCGTCGTCTGGCTGAAGGGGTGCGCGTGCGGGTGCGTGCTAAGGTTGTTGATCGGGAGGAGGAGAAACGCCGAGAAGGCCGCGAGCGCCGCCGCCATCGCGCTCGGCGTGACGAGACGCACCGTGAGCGGGACGAACAGGAGCACGACCAGCGAGAGCAGCAGCACCACGACCATGAGCGACTGTCTGAGCGGGAACCCGGAGACGGCGCTCATCGCCACCGAGAAGAGGTGAAGCGCCGGATACAGCAGCATCTCCGGCTCGATCGCCCCGTCGGCGATGTCTTTCACCCACCCGAGGTGCGTGAGCGCGTCGGCCGTGCCGTAGAAGTAGTAGCCCCTGACCAGCGGCAGGCCGAGGATCGCGGTGACCGCTCCGCCGCCGAGCGCGAGGGCGACGCCCCGGAGATATCCGGGCGATCGGAGGAGCGCGACGATCGCTGCGGCGACGAGCGCGACGCCGACGCCCGCCCAGAACGCCGCCGGGGTCGCCGCGTAGATCGACACCTCGTAGCCCGTCGGCGGTTCGTTCCACGCCGCGACCACCGCGCCGGCGAGGGCGAGGTAGCCGACGACGAGCGCTAGTTTCTCGCCTACTCGATTATCGGTAGTGGGTCCCGTATCACGTTGCATCGTTACTGAGAGGATTGGCTGCTCTCCACTGGACTCGGAGGCATCTTTGTTATGGGAGTCGTAACGCCGCGAGCGACGACCGGCGAGCCCGTTCGCGCCGTCGCGACTCAGACCACCGACCGGTACACGTCGCCGAGGCGGTCGCTCGCCGTCGACCAGGCGTACTCCTCGGTGACCGTCTCGTAGTTCGTCTCTCCCATTCCTCTGGCGGCATCGTGGTCCTCGACCAGTTCGGCGAGGGCCGCTTCGAGGCCGTCCACGTCGCCGGGGGAGACGATCCGGCCGTTTTCCTCGTCGACGACCTCGGGGATGCTCCCCACGTCGGTCGTGACGACGGCGTTGCCGCCCGCCATCCCTTCGAGGAGGGCGATCGGGAGCCCCTCGGCGTAGGTGGGGAGGGCGTAGATCGACGCCTCTTCGAGCAGCTCCTGCTTTCGCTCCTCCGAGACGAACCCGAGGTACTCCGCGTCCTCGTACGACTCCGAGAGCGACT
This region of Halostella limicola genomic DNA includes:
- a CDS encoding MFS transporter, with amino-acid sequence MQRDTGPTTDNRVGEKLALVVGYLALAGAVVAAWNEPPTGYEVSIYAATPAAFWAGVGVALVAAAIVALLRSPGYLRGVALALGGGAVTAILGLPLVRGYYFYGTADALTHLGWVKDIADGAIEPEMLLYPALHLFSVAMSAVSGFPLRQSLMVVVLLLSLVVLLFVPLTVRLVTPSAMAAALAAFSAFLLLPINNLSTHPHAHPFSQTTLFSALLLFLVLKYALAPSADGEGSLVAPTTVLITLVAAAAVLYHPLAMVNVLVLLVAVSAVQFLYRVRSSHNRIKIHRPIYAQTFIVGVIFFAWVLQKAVVRDLVLQIGGTLAMYVQGTPPTAGTAVAAQGASLTAIGVSLPEIFARIFLVSTVYAVLAGLIVLATFFGRYDDVQSDVPSVVIYLSVGLVPVFVLTGIFFAGDVSSLYFRELAFIMLVGSILGSFALARATAGLFDRSGNGTVTTAVAVLFVILLPLALVTVFPSPFMYKPTQHVTETEMSGYQTAFEDRNESLTIAGLRGGHYRYSDAIYGTERGEDLKASVEDQSLSDLPSQYEADTGYLLLSQYDRQRETVAYDGLRFDRAGFESLEAQPRVDRVSSNGDVELYYVSEDEN